In Fusarium verticillioides 7600 chromosome 4, whole genome shotgun sequence, the following proteins share a genomic window:
- a CDS encoding protein transporter SEC24, producing MSMPPPGDGFGGFPAQQYDQYAGQEQQPQQAYEDPGAAQQQQPHDQGHKKKKRGYAAQAFEVGTGANAVAGAQTGVAPQQFGAPPAQPGYGGYQAEPQAAAPQGYQYPQGYGAQQPAAPQAPQYGYQAPDQGYPAPGAQQPAPGVGGITQGVGNMNIGGQAQQPQAAQPPRPAVLNQLYPTDLLSQPFNVSELDLPPPPIVLPPNTSVTPSPDANCSPRYFRSTLNAVPTTHSLLKKSKLPLALVIQPYGSLHDDEDPVPVVQDQVISRCRRCRTYINPYVTFLDQGHRWRCNMCNLTNDVPQAFDWDAAAQQSVDRWQRPELNHAVVEFVAPQEYMVRPPQPLIYLFCFDVSYAAVSTGLVATAARTILDSLDRIPNADRRTRLGFLAVDSSLHYFSIPKDTDENGETNMLVVSDLDEPFLPIPNELLVPLSESRQSVEKFLQKLPDMFQNNQSNGSCMGSALRAAHKLISTLGGKIVVLTASLPNLGVGKLEMREDKKLLGTSKEGALLQTANSFYKSFAVECSKSQVSIDMFLFSSQYQDVASLSNLPRYTGGQTWFYPGWHASRPEDALKFASEFSDYLSSEIGLEAVLRVRATSGLRMNTFYGNFFNRSSDLCAFPAFPRDQCYVVEVAIDENLTKNVICLQAAVLHTTCNGERRIRVMTLALPTTTNLSDMYASADQCAITTYFSHKAVERALSSGLDAARDALQSKVTELLQTFKKELAGGSMGGGLQFPANLRGLPLLFLGLIKNVGLRKSSQIPSDIRSAALCLLSTLPVPLLMRYIYPRLYSLHDMPDNAGVPDQETGHIALPPALNLSSERLVPYGLYLIDDGQTQFLWVGRDAVPQLVQDVFGVEDRGQIQVGKGRVPELEGDFNERVRAIVQKSRDHKSLGVGSITLPHLYIVREDGEPSLKLWAQTLLVEDRADQGVSAAQWLGMLREKVS from the exons ATGTCGATGCCCCCTcctggtgatggcttcggcGGCTTTCCAGCCCAGCAATACGATCAATatgctggccaagaacagcaacctcaacaagcttaCGAGGACCCTGGCGCcgcccaacagcaacagcccCACGATCAAGGccacaagaagaagaagcgaggGTATGCGGCCCAGGCTTTCGAGGTCGGTACCGGTGCCAACGCCGTCGCTGGTGCTCAGACCGGCGTAGCTCCTCAGCAATTCGGTGCCCCTCCCGCTCAGCCAGGTTATGGAGGTTATCAGGCCGAACCTCAAGCCGCTGCCCCTCAAGGATACCAATATCCCCAGGGATACGGCGCACAGCAACCCGCTGCTCCCCAGGCTCCTCAGTATGGCTACCAAGCTCCCGATCAAGGATACCCAGCACCTGGTGCTCAGCAGCCCGCGCCAGGAGTTGGCGGCATCACTCAAGGCGTCGGCAACATGAACATTGGCGGCCAGGCTCAACAACCCCAGGCCGCTCAGCCTCCTCGCCCTGCTGTTCTGAACCAGCTCTATCCAACTGATCTCCTTAGCCAGCCCTTCAATGTCTCGGAGCTTGACCTTCCCCCGCCTCCGATTGTTCTTCCTCCCAAC ACGAGTGTTACTCCGTCCCCGGACGCCAACTGCTCCCCGCGATATTTCCGATCGACTCTCAACGCTGTTCCCACCACCCACTCGCTcctgaagaagtccaagctGCCCCTTGCGCTCGTCATCCAGCCCTACGGTTCTCTccacgacgatgaggatccCGTACCTGTTGTGCAGGATCAAGTCATCTCGCGTTGCCGACGTTGTAGAACATATATCAACCCATATGTCACTTTCCTGGACCAGGGACACCGATGGAGGTGTAATATGTGTAATCTGACAAACGACGTTCCTCAGGCTTTTGATTGGGACGCCGCTGCCCAGCAGAGTGTTGACCGATGGCAGCGACCCGAGCTGAACCATGCCgttgttgagtttgttgCTCCCCAGGAGTACATGGTTCGCCCACCTCAGCCCCTCATTTACCTGTTCTGTTTCGATGTCAGCTACGCTGCTGTCTCAACCGGACTCGTGGCCACCGCGGCCCGCACCATTTTGGACAGCCTTGACCGGATACCAAATGCTGATCGCCGCACACGCCTTGGTTTCTTGGCTGTGGACTCTAGCCTCCACTACTTCTCGATCCCCAAAGATactgatgagaatggcgagaCCAATATGCTTGTTGTCAGCGATCTCGACGAGCCTTTCCTGCCTATCCCCAACGAGCTCCTGGTTCCTCTCAGCGAGAGCCGACAAAGCGTGGAAAAATTCCTGCAGAAGCTTCCCGACATGTTCCAGAACAACCAGAGCAATGGTTCATGCATGGGATCGGCCCTGCGTGCAGCTCACAAGCTTATCTCCACCCTGGGAGGCAAGATTGTCGTTTTGACTGCTTCTCTGCCCAACCTTGGTGTCGGCAAGCTCGAGATGCgtgaggacaagaagcttcttggcacATCAAAGGAGGGAGCTCTGCTCCAAACAGCCAACAGTTTCTACAAGAGCTTTGCTGTCGAATGCTCAAAGAGCCAGGTCTCTATTGATATGTTCCTCTTTTCGTCACAGTATCAAGATGTGGCCTCGCTCAGCAACCTCCCTCGATACACTGGTGGCCAGACCTGGTTCTACCCAGGCTGGCATGCCTCGCGACCTGAGGATGCCCTCAAGTTTGCTTCCGAGTTCAGCGACTATCTTTCGTCTGAAATTGGTCTCGAGGCTGTTCTCCGAGTCCGAGCCACAAGTGGTCTAAGAATGAACACATTCTAcggcaacttcttcaaccgAAGCTCTGATCTCTGCGCTTTCCCCGCCTTCCCCCGCGATCAATGTTACGTTGTTGAGGTGGCTATTGATGAGAATCTTACCAAGAACGTCATCTGCCTCCAAGCAGCAGTGTTGCACACAACCTGCAATGGCGAGCGTCGCATCCGAGTCATGACTCTGGCCCTCCCTACAACGACCAATCTATCCGATATGTACGCCTCAGCGGATCAGTGTGCCATCACCACTTACTTCAGTCACAAGGCCGTGGAGCGGGCCCTTTCAAGCGGCCTAGATGCGGCCCGCGACGCTCTGCAGAGCAAGGTTACCGAGCTCTTGCAGAcgttcaagaaggagttggcTGGAGGCAGCATGGGTGGCGGTCTGCAATTCCCCGCCAACCTCCGCGGTCTCCCCCTACTGTTCCTAGGGTTGATCAAGAACGTTGGTCTCCGCAAGTCATCTCAAATCCCCTCCGACATCAGATCGGCAGCGCTCTGCCTCCTGTCAACACTTCCTGTGCCTCTCTTGATGCGCTACATTTACCCACGACTCTACTCACTACACGATATGCCCGACAACGCGGGAGTTCCCGACCAGGAGACGGGCCACATTGCGCTCCCTCCTGCGCTCAACCTCTCTTCAGAGAGGCTTGTGCCCTACGGCCTTTACCTCATCGACGATGGGCAAACTCAGTTCTTGTGGGTCGGCCGTGATGCTGTACCGCAATTGGTGCAAGATGTGTTTGGAGTGGAAGACAGAGGCCAGATCCAGGTCGGCAAGGGACGCGTACCTGAGCTTGAGGGAGACTTCAACGAACGGGTGCGAGCTATTGTTCAGAAGAGCCGGGACCACAAGTCACTAGGGGTCGGCAGCATTACATTGCCCCACCTGTATATCGTGCGAGAAGACGGAGAACCTAGTCTGAAGCTCTGGGCGCAAACGCTACTCGTGGAGGATCGAGCCGACCAGGGTGTAAGCGCAGCTCAATGGCTAGGCATGCTGAGAGAAAAGgtgagttga
- a CDS encoding protein transporter SEC24 — MSMPPPGDGFGGFPAQQYDQYAGQEQQPQQAYEDPGAAQQQQPHDQGHKKKKRGYAAQAFEVGTGANAVAGAQTGVAPQQFGAPPAQPGYGGYQAEPQAAAPQGYQYPQGYGAQQPAAPQAPQYGYQAPDQGYPAPGAQQPAPGVGGITQGVGNMNIGGQAQQPQAAQPPRPAVLNQLYPTDLLSQPFNVSELDLPPPPIVLPPNTSVTPSPDANCSPRYFRSTLNAVPTTHSLLKKSKLPLALVIQPYGSLHDDEDPVPVVQDQVISRCRRCRTYINPYVTFLDQGHRWRCNMCNLTNDVPQAFDWDAAAQQSVDRWQRPELNHAVVEFVAPQEYMVRPPQPLIYLFCFDVSYAAVSTGLVATAARTILDSLDRIPNADRRTRLGFLAVDSSLHYFSIPKDTDENGETNMLVVSDLDEPFLPIPNELLVPLSESRQSVEKFLQKLPDMFQNNQSNGSCMGSALRAAHKLISTLGGKIVVLTASLPNLGVGKLEMREDKKLLGTSKEGALLQTANSFYKSFAVECSKSQVSIDMFLFSSQYQDVASLSNLPRYTGGQTWFYPGWHASRPEDALKFASEFSDYLSSEIGLEAVLRVRATSGLRMNTFYGNFFNRSSDLCAFPAFPRDQCYVVEVAIDENLTKNVICLQAAVLHTTCNGERRIRVMTLALPTTTNLSDMYASADQCAITTYFSHKAVERALSSGLDAARDALQSKVTELLQTFKKELAGGSMGGGLQFPANLRGLPLLFLGLIKNVGLRKSSQIPSDIRSAALCLLSTLPVPLLMRYIYPRLYSLHDMPDNAGVPDQETGHIALPPALNLSSERLVPYGLYLIDDGQTQFLWVGRDAVPQLVQDVFGVEDRGQIQVGKGRVPELEGDFNERVRAIVQKSRDHKSLGVGSITLPHLYIVREDGEPSLKLWAQTLLVEDRADQGVSAAQWLGMLREKVVQ; from the exons ATGTCGATGCCCCCTcctggtgatggcttcggcGGCTTTCCAGCCCAGCAATACGATCAATatgctggccaagaacagcaacctcaacaagcttaCGAGGACCCTGGCGCcgcccaacagcaacagcccCACGATCAAGGccacaagaagaagaagcgaggGTATGCGGCCCAGGCTTTCGAGGTCGGTACCGGTGCCAACGCCGTCGCTGGTGCTCAGACCGGCGTAGCTCCTCAGCAATTCGGTGCCCCTCCCGCTCAGCCAGGTTATGGAGGTTATCAGGCCGAACCTCAAGCCGCTGCCCCTCAAGGATACCAATATCCCCAGGGATACGGCGCACAGCAACCCGCTGCTCCCCAGGCTCCTCAGTATGGCTACCAAGCTCCCGATCAAGGATACCCAGCACCTGGTGCTCAGCAGCCCGCGCCAGGAGTTGGCGGCATCACTCAAGGCGTCGGCAACATGAACATTGGCGGCCAGGCTCAACAACCCCAGGCCGCTCAGCCTCCTCGCCCTGCTGTTCTGAACCAGCTCTATCCAACTGATCTCCTTAGCCAGCCCTTCAATGTCTCGGAGCTTGACCTTCCCCCGCCTCCGATTGTTCTTCCTCCCAAC ACGAGTGTTACTCCGTCCCCGGACGCCAACTGCTCCCCGCGATATTTCCGATCGACTCTCAACGCTGTTCCCACCACCCACTCGCTcctgaagaagtccaagctGCCCCTTGCGCTCGTCATCCAGCCCTACGGTTCTCTccacgacgatgaggatccCGTACCTGTTGTGCAGGATCAAGTCATCTCGCGTTGCCGACGTTGTAGAACATATATCAACCCATATGTCACTTTCCTGGACCAGGGACACCGATGGAGGTGTAATATGTGTAATCTGACAAACGACGTTCCTCAGGCTTTTGATTGGGACGCCGCTGCCCAGCAGAGTGTTGACCGATGGCAGCGACCCGAGCTGAACCATGCCgttgttgagtttgttgCTCCCCAGGAGTACATGGTTCGCCCACCTCAGCCCCTCATTTACCTGTTCTGTTTCGATGTCAGCTACGCTGCTGTCTCAACCGGACTCGTGGCCACCGCGGCCCGCACCATTTTGGACAGCCTTGACCGGATACCAAATGCTGATCGCCGCACACGCCTTGGTTTCTTGGCTGTGGACTCTAGCCTCCACTACTTCTCGATCCCCAAAGATactgatgagaatggcgagaCCAATATGCTTGTTGTCAGCGATCTCGACGAGCCTTTCCTGCCTATCCCCAACGAGCTCCTGGTTCCTCTCAGCGAGAGCCGACAAAGCGTGGAAAAATTCCTGCAGAAGCTTCCCGACATGTTCCAGAACAACCAGAGCAATGGTTCATGCATGGGATCGGCCCTGCGTGCAGCTCACAAGCTTATCTCCACCCTGGGAGGCAAGATTGTCGTTTTGACTGCTTCTCTGCCCAACCTTGGTGTCGGCAAGCTCGAGATGCgtgaggacaagaagcttcttggcacATCAAAGGAGGGAGCTCTGCTCCAAACAGCCAACAGTTTCTACAAGAGCTTTGCTGTCGAATGCTCAAAGAGCCAGGTCTCTATTGATATGTTCCTCTTTTCGTCACAGTATCAAGATGTGGCCTCGCTCAGCAACCTCCCTCGATACACTGGTGGCCAGACCTGGTTCTACCCAGGCTGGCATGCCTCGCGACCTGAGGATGCCCTCAAGTTTGCTTCCGAGTTCAGCGACTATCTTTCGTCTGAAATTGGTCTCGAGGCTGTTCTCCGAGTCCGAGCCACAAGTGGTCTAAGAATGAACACATTCTAcggcaacttcttcaaccgAAGCTCTGATCTCTGCGCTTTCCCCGCCTTCCCCCGCGATCAATGTTACGTTGTTGAGGTGGCTATTGATGAGAATCTTACCAAGAACGTCATCTGCCTCCAAGCAGCAGTGTTGCACACAACCTGCAATGGCGAGCGTCGCATCCGAGTCATGACTCTGGCCCTCCCTACAACGACCAATCTATCCGATATGTACGCCTCAGCGGATCAGTGTGCCATCACCACTTACTTCAGTCACAAGGCCGTGGAGCGGGCCCTTTCAAGCGGCCTAGATGCGGCCCGCGACGCTCTGCAGAGCAAGGTTACCGAGCTCTTGCAGAcgttcaagaaggagttggcTGGAGGCAGCATGGGTGGCGGTCTGCAATTCCCCGCCAACCTCCGCGGTCTCCCCCTACTGTTCCTAGGGTTGATCAAGAACGTTGGTCTCCGCAAGTCATCTCAAATCCCCTCCGACATCAGATCGGCAGCGCTCTGCCTCCTGTCAACACTTCCTGTGCCTCTCTTGATGCGCTACATTTACCCACGACTCTACTCACTACACGATATGCCCGACAACGCGGGAGTTCCCGACCAGGAGACGGGCCACATTGCGCTCCCTCCTGCGCTCAACCTCTCTTCAGAGAGGCTTGTGCCCTACGGCCTTTACCTCATCGACGATGGGCAAACTCAGTTCTTGTGGGTCGGCCGTGATGCTGTACCGCAATTGGTGCAAGATGTGTTTGGAGTGGAAGACAGAGGCCAGATCCAGGTCGGCAAGGGACGCGTACCTGAGCTTGAGGGAGACTTCAACGAACGGGTGCGAGCTATTGTTCAGAAGAGCCGGGACCACAAGTCACTAGGGGTCGGCAGCATTACATTGCCCCACCTGTATATCGTGCGAGAAGACGGAGAACCTAGTCTGAAGCTCTGGGCGCAAACGCTACTCGTGGAGGATCGAGCCGACCAGGGTGTAAGCGCAGCTCAATGGCTAGGCATGCTGAGAGAAAAG GTTGTTCAGTAG
- a CDS encoding CMGC/MAPK protein kinase → MSRSNPPNAAGSRKISFNVSEQYDIQDVVGEGAYGVVCSAIHKPSGQKVAIKKITPFDHSMFCLRTLREMKLLRYFNHENIISILDIQKPRNYESFNEVYLIQELMETDMHRVIRTQDLSDDHCQYFIYQTLRALKAMHSANVLHRDLKPSNLLLNANCDLKVCDFGLARSAASQEDNSGFMTEYVATRWYRAPEIMLTFKEYTKAIDVWSVGCILAEMLSGKPLFPGKDYHHQLTLILDVLGTPTMEDYYGIKSRRAREYIRSLPFKKKVPFRTLFPKTSDLALDLLEKLLAFNPVKRITVEEALKHPYLEPYHDPEDEPTAPPIPEEFFDFDKHKDNLSKEQLKQLIYQEIMR, encoded by the exons ATGTCTCGATCGAACCCCCCTAACGCTGCGGGGTCCCGCAAGATCTCGTTCAACGTGAGCGAGCAGTATGATATTcaggatgttgttggtgagggcgCCTATGGTGTTGTCTG ctctgcCATTCACAAGCCCTCCGGCCAAAAGgtcgccatcaagaagatcactcCTTTCGATCACTCCATGTTTTGTCTAAGAACCCTGCGagagatgaagctgttgcgATATTTCAATCACGAGAACATCATTTCCATTCTCGATATCCAGAAGCCCCGAAACTACGAGTCATTTAATGAAGTTTACTTGATCCAA GAACTGATGGAGACAGATATGCACCGAGTCATCCGCACCCAGGACCTTTCTGACGACCACTGCCAGTACTTCATCTACCAGACCCTCCGCGCCCTCAAGGCCATGCACTCGGCCAACGTACTGCACCGAGACTTGAAGCCctccaacctcctcctcaacgccaactgTGATCTCAAGGTGTGCGATTTTGGTCTTGCGCGATCCGCTGCTTCGCAGGAGGACAACTCCGGTTTCATGACTGAATATGTCGCGACTCGGTGGTACCGTGCGCCCGAGATCATGTTGACTTTCAAGGAGTACACCAAGGCCATTGATGTGTGGTCGGTTGGCTGCATTCTCGCCGAGATGCTCAGTGGCAAGCCCCTGTTCCCTGGCAAGGACT ACCACCACCAGTTGACACTCATTCTGGACGTGCTGGGCACGCCCACTATGGAAGACTACTACGGAATCAAGTCGCGCCGCGCTCGAGAATACATTCGATCACTCcccttcaagaagaaggttccCTTCCGAACTCTGTTCCCCAAGACCTCGGATCTGGCCCTCGACctgctcgagaagctcctcgCATTCAACCCTGTTAAGCGCATCACCGTGGAGGAGGCTCTGAAGCACCCATACCTTGAGCCTTACCATGATCCCGAGGACGAGCCAACAGCACCCCCGATCCCCGAGGagttctttgactttgacaagcacAAAGACAACCTGAGCAAggagcagctgaagcagttGATCTACCAGGAGATTATGAGGTAA
- a CDS encoding oxidation resistance protein 1 codes for MGSSDRNESPESPESSGAATPNNPNRASASYITNMWTGLIRRFSSEGSFPSQADTAYEDDYKYHNGNGTKDGINGVFTPVRRTASPLRPPPLDPLVLHGYRHGTPTSAKLLTPAVAEEIRTMVPERLRIVDDWHLIYSLEQDGASLTTLYQRCRHYEGKRAGFVLVVKDLEGGIFGAYLSEYPHPAHSYFGNGECFLWRASTITPLPPPPSADTTNLNSRITTLAPPPPSSESNTPTHSRAPSPTPSEAVRFKAFPYSGLNDFCINCETGFLSVGSGGGHYGLWLDNGLENGHSSRCETFGNEPLSDEGTKFGVIGVELWVMGV; via the exons ATGGGCTCTTCTGACCGCAACGAATCCCCCGAATCTCCCGAATCTTCTGGCGCCGCTACGCCCAACAATCCTAACCGCGCCTCTGCATCATATATCACCAACATGTGGACCGGCCTCATCCGTCGCTTCTCTAGCGAGGGTTCGTTCCCTAGCCAGGCCGACACCGCCTACGAAGACGACTACAAGTACCACAACGGCAATGGTACAAAAGACGGTATAAACGGTGTCTTCACACCCGTGCGCCGTACAGCGAGCCCCCTTCGTCCTCCACCCCTGGATCCTCTTGTCCTGCATGGTTATCGTCATGGCACGCCCACGTCGGCCAAGTTGCTGACACCCGCTGTCGCGGAGGAGATTCGCACCATGGTCCCTGAGCGCCTGCGTATCGTCGACGACTGGCATCTGATCTATAGCCTTGAGCAGGACGGCGCGAGCTTAACGACTCTTTATCAGCGCTGTCGACACTATGAGGGCAAAAGAGCTGGCTTTGTCCTGGTCGTCAAAGACCTAGAAGGAGGG ATCTTTGGCGCATACCTATCCGAATATCCGCATCCTGCGCACTCGTACTTTGGCAACGGCGAATGCTTCCTCTGGCGAGCCTCTACTATCACACCTCTccctccacctccatcaGCTGATACGACAAACCTGAACTCTCGAATTACAACGCTCGCCCCGCCACCGCCTTCTTCAGAGAGCAACACCCCTACACATTCTCGCGCGCCGTCGCCTACGCCTAGTGAAGCTGTCAGGTTCAAAGCGTTCCCATACAGCGGCCTAAATGACTTCTGCATCAACTGTGAGACCGGCTTTCTAAGTGTTGGATCAGGCGGTGGGCATTATGGGCTATGGTTAGATAACGGGCTTGAAAATGGACATAGCTCGAGGTGCGAGACCTTTGGTAACGAACCTCTGAGTGATGAGGGAACCAAATTTGGCGTCATTGGAGTTGAACTCTGGGTTATGGGcgtatga
- a CDS encoding uroporphyrinogen-III synthase has translation MTTTNSTALQASKIPVLLLKTRSSPGDSYEDLFSESNINGSGFAPQFVPVLLHQFHSDGMNEVAALLRDRRIGNQEHHEYGGLIFTSQRAVEAFVKLVKDGKSDDTPNPEDETSWPHLQNIPVYSVGPATTRALAAVPQEPPLQVFGSHTGNGAALAPFILAHYYGWYRDQKRATLPPILFLVGETRRDIIPKTLQDGALPDEERIRVTETVVYGTGVMESFPVDLRRILGETRNDPMRWIVVFSPTGCDSMLRVMGILDPETNKVHKAYERDGKTFIATIGPTTRDHLLSFGFEPDVCAESPTPEGVLEGIQAFMAKRQS, from the exons atgacaactaCCAACTCCACCGCGTTGCAAGCCTCCAAGATACCTGTTCTCCTACTCAAGACGAGATCGAGCCCCGGCGATTCCTATGAAGATCTTTTCTCAGAGTCTAACATTAATGGGAGTGGTTTTGCGCCGCAGTTCGTGCCTGTTTTGCTGCACCAATTTCACAGCGACGGCATGAACGAAGTCGCAGCGCTGCTTCGCGATCGCCGCATCGGAAACCAGGAACATCATGAATACGGCGGCTTGATCTTTACATCACAACGCGCCGTCGAAGCTTTTGTgaagcttgtcaaagatggAAAGTCCG ATGATACTCCCAACCCCGAGGATGAAACCTCATGGCCTCATCTACAGAACATCCCCGTCTACAGTGTCGGCCCCGCCACTACTCGCGCCCTCGCCGCCGTCCCCCAAGAACCTCCTCTCCAAGTCTTTGGTAGCCACACAGGCAACGGCGCAGCCCTTGCTCCTTTTATTCTCGCCCACTACTACGGATGGTACCGCGACCAAAAACGTGCGACTCTCCCACCTATTCTATTCCTCGTTGGAGAAACCCGTCGTGATATCATTCCCAAAACGCTGCAGGACGGCGCACTACCAGATGAAGAGCGCATTCGTGTGACAGAGACGGTCGTCTATGGAACGGGCGTCATGGAGAGCTTTCCGGTTGATCTGCGCAGGATCCTTGGCGAAACGCGCAACGATCCCATGCGATGGATTGTGGTATTCTCACCAACCGGGTGCGATAGTATGCTTCGAGTCATGGGAATTCTGGATCCTGAAACCAACAAGGTGCATAAGGCCTACGAACGGGACGGCAAGACGTTCATCGCGACCATCGGACCTACGACGAGAGATCACCTTCTATCCTTTGGTTTTGAGCCTGACGTGTGCGCCGAGTCACCGACACCCGAAGGCGTACTGGAAGGGATCCAGGCGTTTATGGCCAAGAGACAGAGCTGA
- a CDS encoding pyruvate decarboxylase has protein sequence MSNSNLQKPIDVAEYLFKRLYEVGVRSVHGVPGDYNLVALDYLPQCNLKWVGSVNELNAAYAADGYARVAKMAALITTFGVGELSAVNGVAGSYSEHIPVVHIVGCPSTISQRDQMLLHHTLGNGDFDVFANMSAQISCNVAKLNKPSEIAEQIDTALRTCWLRSRPVYIMVPTDMVQEKVEGARLDTPIDLSEPQNDTANEDFVVEEILKAMYAAQRPVILVDSCAIRHRVVKEVHQLIDKLDLPVFVTPMGKGAVNEDHPNYGGVFAGDGSHPARAQSIVEGSDLLLTIGALKSDFNTTGFSYRTSQINSVDFHSTHCKVRYSTYPGVAMRGVLRKIIDRVDPKSMPAPSIPEVRNEVEKNTDDSEIITQAWLWPRVGEYLIPNDIIVTETGTANFGIWDTRFPRNVTALSQVLWGSIGWSVGACQGAALAAKDAGKEGRTILFVGDGSFQLTAQELSTMIRHHLKPTIFVICNDGFTIERFIHGMDAVYNDINNWKYKDLVSVFGGEKTCKTFQIKTKTELNELLTNKEFNAAECLQFVELYMPREDAPRALIMTAEASARNNAKKH, from the exons ATGAGCAACTCTAACCTCCAAAAGCCCATCGACGTGGCTGAATACCTCTTCAAACGTCTCTACGAAGTCGGCGTCCGATCTGTTCACGGTGTTCCCGGCGACTACAACCTCGTCGCCCTCGACTATCTTCCTCAATGCAACCTCAAGTGGGTCGGTAGCGTTAACGAGCTTAACGCTG CCTACGCTGCTGATGGATATGCCCGTGTCGCCAAGATGGCTGctctcatcaccaccttcGGTGTTGGTGAGCTCTCTGCCGTCAATGGTGTTGCTGGCTCTTACTCTGAGCACATCCCCGTCGTCCACATTGTTGGATGCCCTTCTACCATCTCTCAGCGTGACCAGATGCTTCTTCACCACACTCTTGGAAACGGCgactttgatgtctttgCCAACATGAGCGCTCAAATCTCTTGCAACGTCGCCAAACTCAACAAGCCCTCCGAGATTGCCGAGCAGATCGATACTGCTCTCCGCACTTGCTGGCTCCGCTCTCGTCCCGTCTACATCATGGTCCCTACCGACATGGTCcaggagaaggttgagggtGCTCGACTTGACACCCCCATCGACCTGTCTGAGCCTCAGAACGACACCGCTAACGAGGACTTCGTCGTTgaagagatcctcaaggctATGTACGCTGCTCAGCGCCCTGTCATTCTTGTCGACTCTTGTGCTATCCGCCACCgtgttgtcaaggaggttcaccagctcatcgacaagctcgacCTTCCCGTCTTTGTCACCCCCATGGGTAAGGGTGCTGTGAATGAGGACCACCCCAACTATGGTGGTGTCTTCGCTGGTGACGGTTCTCATCCCGCTCGTGCCCAGTCTATCGTTGAGGGCtctgatctccttctcaccaTTGGTGCTCTCAAGAGTGACTTTAACACCACAGGTTTCTCTTACCGCACATCACAGATCAACTCTGTTGATTTCCACAGCACTCACTGCAAGGTCCGCTACTCCACATATCCCGGCGTTGCCATGCGTGGTGTTCTCCGCAAGATCATCGACCGGGTCGACCCCAAGTCTATGCCCGCTCCTTCTATCCCTGAGGTCAGGAacgaggtcgagaagaacacCGACGACTCTGAGATCATCACACAGGCCTGGCTCTGGCCCCGCGTCGGCGAATACCTCATCCCcaacgacatcatcgtcactgaGACTGGTACCGCTAACTTCGGTATCTGGGACACTCGATTCCCTCGGAACGTCACCGCCCTCAGCCAAGTTCTCTGGGGAAGCATCGGCTGGTCCGTTGGTGCTTGCCAGGGtgctgctctcgctgctAAGGATGCTGGCAAGGAAGGCCGAACAATCCTCTttgttggcgatggatctTTCCAATTGACCGCCCAGGAGCTGAGCACCATGATTCGACATCACCTCAAGCCTACAAT TTTCGTCATCTGcaacgatggcttcaccattGAGCGATTCATCCACGGTATGGATGCTGTctacaacgacatcaacaactGGAAGTACAAGGACCTCGTCAGCGTTTTCGGTGGCGAGAAGACCTGCAAGACCTTCcagatcaagaccaagactgagctcaacgagctcctcaccaacaaggaGTTCAATGCTGCTGAGTGCTTGCAATTCGTCGAACTCTACATGCCCAGAGAGGATGCTCCTCGcgctctcatcatgactgccGAGGCCAGCGCTAGAAacaacgccaagaagcacTAA